In a genomic window of Corynebacterium choanae:
- a CDS encoding exonuclease domain-containing protein, producing the protein MFGLSAKARAARAATGALAEFYRTAPVDKRAPLHSLPLLAVDVETTGLSPKTDRLLSIGWVAVNGASIDAGSAYHAIVQQPDHAPSVGQSATVHGVTDDMLAGGVPLGQVLDDLLVALRGRVMLCHYAAMEQQFLSSATQQLYHASLHVPIVDTFALERRHMERMGTYPRGEDLRLPRVRRRYGLPAYHNHHATTDALACAELYLAQCANSTWSTLQHVQP; encoded by the coding sequence ATGTTTGGACTTTCTGCAAAAGCACGGGCTGCACGCGCGGCAACCGGCGCCTTAGCTGAGTTTTACCGCACCGCCCCGGTTGATAAACGCGCCCCGCTGCACAGCCTGCCGCTGCTTGCCGTCGATGTGGAAACCACTGGGTTATCCCCGAAAACCGATCGGCTGCTCTCTATTGGTTGGGTGGCGGTCAACGGGGCCAGTATCGACGCTGGCAGCGCCTACCACGCTATTGTGCAGCAGCCTGATCATGCACCGTCTGTGGGACAGTCAGCAACCGTGCACGGGGTTACCGACGATATGCTCGCCGGTGGTGTTCCACTCGGCCAGGTATTAGATGATTTGCTGGTAGCGCTGCGCGGCCGGGTGATGCTGTGCCACTATGCGGCAATGGAACAACAATTTTTAAGCAGCGCCACCCAGCAGCTTTACCACGCATCGCTTCATGTGCCGATAGTAGACACCTTCGCCCTCGAGCGACGTCATATGGAACGAATGGGAACCTATCCCCGTGGGGAGGATCTGCGGCTTCCGCGGGTTCGGCGACGCTACGGGTTACCCGCTTATCACAACCATCATGCAACCACAGACGCCTTGGCCTGCGCGGAACTGTATTTAGCACAGTGCGCAAATTCCACCTGGTCAACCTTGCAGCATGTGCAGCCATAA
- the gltX gene encoding glutamate--tRNA ligase, which translates to MSDIRVRFCPSPTGTPHVGMVRTALFNWAYARHTGGKLVFRIEDTDQARDSEESYQAIIDSLTWLNMNWDEGVVVGGPHEPYRQSQRMDIYADVLEKLKAAGEIYPAYSTNEEVQERHRQAGRDPQLGYDNFDRDLTEEQIAAFEAEGRKPVWRLRMPNKTWKFTDLVRGEIEFAAETQPDYVVARSNGQPLYTLVNPVDDALMGITHVLRGEDLLPSTPRQLALYEALVRIGVAKQVPQFGHLPFVMGEGNKKLSKRDPQSNLFHHRDAGIIPEGMINYLALLGWSMKGDSDIFTVDELVANFDVHDVLSNPARFDQKKLEAINADHIRLLELDDFTARLRDYLTEYHNFPADYPADKFRFAAELVQTRIKTLGEAYGLLEFLVTDDADLVLDEKAARKNLKADAKATLEAAVSALQGVDEFTTEHIEAALKAVLIEQMQLKPRQAFGPLRVAISGQQISPPLFESMELLGKDSTLHRLQAAQSHVAAE; encoded by the coding sequence ATGTCTGATATTCGTGTCCGCTTCTGTCCTTCGCCCACTGGCACCCCGCACGTCGGAATGGTGCGCACTGCTTTGTTTAACTGGGCTTATGCCCGTCACACGGGTGGCAAACTCGTCTTCCGAATCGAAGACACCGACCAAGCCCGTGACTCGGAAGAGTCCTATCAGGCAATTATCGATTCTTTGACCTGGTTGAACATGAACTGGGACGAAGGAGTAGTCGTGGGCGGTCCGCACGAGCCATACCGCCAATCGCAGCGCATGGATATTTATGCTGACGTGCTCGAAAAACTCAAAGCTGCCGGCGAGATTTATCCTGCCTACTCCACGAATGAAGAAGTCCAGGAGCGCCACCGACAAGCCGGTCGCGACCCGCAGCTTGGCTACGACAACTTCGATCGTGATTTAACCGAAGAGCAGATTGCTGCTTTCGAGGCGGAAGGCCGCAAACCAGTATGGCGGCTGCGGATGCCAAATAAAACCTGGAAGTTCACCGACCTGGTGCGCGGTGAGATCGAATTCGCTGCTGAAACCCAGCCAGATTATGTGGTGGCTCGGTCAAACGGCCAGCCGCTCTACACGTTGGTCAACCCCGTCGACGACGCTCTGATGGGGATCACCCATGTTCTGCGTGGGGAAGATCTGCTGCCATCCACCCCGCGTCAGCTGGCGCTCTACGAGGCGCTCGTGCGCATCGGTGTTGCAAAACAGGTTCCCCAGTTTGGTCACCTTCCCTTCGTTATGGGGGAGGGGAACAAGAAACTGTCCAAGCGTGACCCGCAATCGAACCTCTTCCATCACCGCGATGCTGGCATCATTCCGGAAGGCATGATCAACTATCTGGCGCTGCTCGGCTGGTCAATGAAGGGCGACAGCGACATTTTCACCGTTGACGAGTTGGTCGCCAACTTCGATGTTCACGATGTGCTCAGCAACCCCGCTCGCTTCGATCAGAAGAAGTTAGAAGCAATCAACGCCGACCATATTCGCCTGCTCGAGCTTGACGACTTTACTGCGCGACTGCGGGACTATCTCACGGAATATCACAATTTCCCGGCTGATTATCCGGCCGACAAGTTCCGTTTCGCGGCAGAACTCGTCCAAACCCGCATCAAAACCTTGGGCGAGGCCTACGGTCTGCTCGAGTTCCTGGTGACCGACGATGCTGATCTTGTGTTGGATGAAAAGGCGGCCCGCAAGAATTTGAAAGCGGATGCGAAAGCTACGCTGGAAGCAGCTGTTAGCGCACTGCAAGGAGTCGATGAGTTCACTACCGAACACATTGAAGCAGCGCTCAAAGCTGTCCTGATTGAGCAGATGCAACTCAAACCCCGGCAGGCTTTCGGTCCGCTGCGGGTGGCAATCTCTGGACAGCAGATTTCCCCGCCACTGTTTGAGTCGATGGAACTGCTTGGCAAAGATTCCACCCTCCATCGCCTCCAAGCCGCACAAAGCCACGTGGCTGCCGAGTAA
- a CDS encoding isochorismate synthase, which yields MTDSRPASAPDFLLSRASGSLRTQGSASTFSDVDEAMWALAHAKVDLVVGALPFRFDDPAALTVPKHAIFSAGPLEPHAYYRTGEGSKLSAQVLREVPSVAVHEERVAALIRTIANTAVEKVVLARAIDIAFDPPVDPLTVAAKLIDLSASLDGFAVDLTPAGERFAGSMLVGSSPEVLLKKQGATVTAFPLAGSLPRGRTPEEDAANKEALHNSAKDIAEHRFVVDALVDTLGPLCEQIDYPQRPEITATAEMWHLATPITATLRSADITALDLAVRCHPTPAVCGTPQALAYDLINTIEQPRNFYGGAVGWSDKDGNGEFMVAIRCAEVAADGNSARAWAGGGIVAESHAADEVQETSAKLRTIARALQIDVGPTTS from the coding sequence ATGACTGATTCACGGCCGGCAAGTGCCCCGGATTTTCTCCTTTCCCGGGCATCGGGATCTCTTCGTACCCAAGGATCCGCATCCACCTTTAGCGATGTTGACGAAGCGATGTGGGCGTTAGCGCATGCCAAGGTCGACCTTGTGGTTGGCGCTTTGCCGTTTCGTTTCGATGATCCTGCCGCCCTTACCGTGCCCAAGCACGCCATTTTTTCAGCAGGTCCACTAGAACCGCACGCCTACTACCGCACCGGCGAAGGATCGAAACTTTCAGCACAGGTTCTGCGGGAAGTTCCATCGGTGGCAGTCCACGAGGAACGGGTTGCGGCCTTAATTCGGACGATCGCCAACACTGCCGTGGAGAAAGTGGTGCTTGCCCGGGCGATTGATATCGCTTTTGATCCGCCGGTCGACCCGTTGACAGTGGCGGCGAAACTCATTGATCTTTCCGCTTCCCTCGACGGATTCGCGGTGGATCTCACCCCTGCTGGTGAACGCTTTGCAGGATCAATGTTGGTCGGATCATCCCCTGAGGTGTTGTTAAAGAAACAAGGGGCGACAGTGACTGCGTTTCCGTTAGCTGGGTCTCTGCCCCGCGGACGCACACCGGAGGAGGATGCAGCGAATAAAGAAGCACTGCACAATAGTGCTAAAGATATTGCGGAGCATCGTTTCGTAGTCGATGCACTCGTAGACACGCTAGGGCCGCTGTGCGAACAGATAGACTATCCGCAACGCCCGGAGATCACAGCAACCGCAGAGATGTGGCATTTAGCAACCCCAATCACTGCGACCTTGCGAAGTGCTGATATCACCGCATTAGATCTTGCGGTGCGTTGCCATCCAACACCAGCGGTGTGCGGCACTCCGCAAGCATTAGCCTATGACTTGATCAATACCATTGAACAGCCCCGCAACTTTTACGGCGGTGCAGTCGGCTGGTCAGATAAGGACGGCAACGGCGAGTTTATGGTCGCGATTCGCTGTGCTGAGGTTGCCGCAGACGGGAACAGTGCACGGGCGTGGGCTGGTGGTGGGATTGTTGCCGAGTCCCATGCCGCCGACGAAGTACAAGAAACCAGTGCGAAACTTCGCACTATCGCCCGCGCACTGCAGATTGATGTCGGTCCGACCACCAGCTAA
- a CDS encoding fumarylacetoacetate hydrolase family protein, with protein MRFARVATPEGLTFATVDGSVGQEVIRVIDGHPFEEPKYTGKQWPIAEVRLLSPVLPSKIVAIGRNYADHVAEVFKQSAETLPPTLFIKPPTAVIGPEAAIKIPEFAHDVEFEGELAMIVGKPCKNVNREDWKTVIRGFTIVNDVSSRALQFADGQWARAKGIDTFCPLGPWMETDIDAFDFSDLPIKAHLTRDGETETKQDSNSNQMIMSPGEIVEFITASMTLLPGDVICTGSPAGTAPMFPGDTIEIEVQGIGRLRNPVERA; from the coding sequence ATGCGTTTTGCCAGAGTAGCCACCCCCGAAGGACTGACCTTCGCCACCGTCGACGGATCTGTCGGGCAAGAGGTTATTCGGGTTATCGACGGGCATCCCTTCGAAGAACCGAAGTACACCGGCAAACAATGGCCAATTGCTGAAGTTCGGCTGCTCTCCCCGGTGCTGCCCAGCAAAATTGTGGCTATCGGCCGCAACTATGCCGACCACGTCGCAGAAGTGTTCAAACAGTCCGCTGAAACACTGCCACCGACGCTGTTTATCAAACCGCCAACAGCAGTGATCGGCCCGGAAGCTGCCATTAAGATCCCCGAATTTGCCCACGATGTCGAATTCGAAGGGGAACTGGCCATGATCGTTGGCAAGCCGTGTAAAAACGTCAACCGTGAAGATTGGAAAACAGTCATTCGTGGTTTCACCATCGTCAATGATGTGTCGTCCCGCGCACTGCAATTCGCGGACGGCCAGTGGGCGCGCGCAAAAGGTATTGACACGTTCTGCCCGCTCGGGCCGTGGATGGAAACCGATATTGACGCCTTCGACTTCTCTGATTTGCCAATCAAGGCACATCTCACCCGCGACGGTGAAACGGAAACAAAACAGGACTCCAATTCCAATCAGATGATCATGTCGCCTGGTGAGATTGTTGAATTCATCACCGCCTCGATGACGCTGCTGCCTGGTGATGTGATTTGTACCGGCTCGCCGGCGGGCACGGCACCGATGTTCCCTGGGGACACCATCGAGATCGAGGTGCAGGGCATTGGTCGTCTGCGCAACCCAGTGGAACGGGCATAA
- a CDS encoding IclR family transcriptional regulator — protein sequence MGKYSGEETPSSGIQVLDRAVTILTTVAQEPLSLTELCQTTGLPRATAHRIATALEVHQFLSRTNDGKWRVGQALAALGTQAGDSLIDSASPIMSALMESTGESVQLYRLTGNMRTCIASLEPPSGLQNTVPVGARMELTAGSAAKVFLAWATPALQDLILPEANYTVQDLAEVRKRGWAESVAEREKGLASLSAPVFQHQQMVAALSISGPAERLAPSPGALWAERLTQAAAQLSQTVSKRT from the coding sequence ATGGGAAAGTATAGCGGAGAGGAAACTCCATCGAGCGGGATCCAGGTTCTTGACCGAGCCGTGACGATCCTCACCACCGTGGCGCAGGAACCATTGTCGTTGACCGAACTCTGCCAAACCACTGGCCTACCTCGTGCGACCGCGCACCGGATTGCCACCGCCCTCGAGGTGCATCAATTCCTTTCCCGCACCAATGATGGCAAATGGCGAGTCGGCCAAGCGCTTGCTGCACTCGGCACGCAAGCAGGCGATTCACTCATCGATTCTGCCTCGCCGATAATGTCTGCGCTCATGGAATCTACCGGCGAATCAGTGCAGCTCTACCGACTCACCGGCAATATGCGCACCTGCATCGCCTCACTCGAACCACCATCAGGTCTGCAGAACACTGTCCCTGTAGGAGCCCGCATGGAGCTCACCGCTGGCTCAGCCGCGAAAGTGTTTCTCGCCTGGGCAACACCAGCACTGCAGGATCTCATCCTGCCGGAAGCGAACTATACCGTTCAAGATCTCGCTGAGGTACGCAAACGAGGTTGGGCTGAATCTGTTGCTGAACGCGAAAAAGGCCTCGCTTCCCTCTCGGCACCAGTGTTTCAACATCAGCAAATGGTAGCCGCACTGTCGATATCAGGCCCAGCTGAACGACTCGCCCCCTCACCTGGTGCACTTTGGGCAGAACGACTAACCCAGGCTGCAGCACAGCTCTCCCAGACCGTCAGCAAACGCACCTAA
- the leuC gene encoding 3-isopropylmalate dehydratase large subunit yields MTLAEKIWQRHLVRAAGEGQPDHLFIDLHLLHEVTSPQAFDGLRLQGRVVRHPELTLATEDHNVPTEGITTGAVSEIADPISRQQVEVLRRNCAEFGIPLYPMGSKRQGIVHVVGPELGLTQPGMTIVCGDSHTSTHGAFGAIAFGIGTSVVEHVLATQTIVMERPQTLAVNVVGTRQPGVSAKDIILAIIGRLGTGGGQGYIIEYRGNVIADCSMEERMTICNMSIEAGARAGLIAPDETTFKYLQGRPFAPQGELFAQAVADWSTLRTDEGARFDKEVTVDISTLSPQVTWGTNPAQSVSIDECVPDPSRFTSVDDRRSATRALEYMGLTPGTPMSAIAVDTVFIGSCTNGRIEDLRIAAEILRGRRVADGVRVLVVPGSTTVAAAAEAEGLAAIFKQAGAQWRQAGCSMCLAMNPDKLSPGQRAASTSNRNFESRQGPKGRTHLVSPAVAAATAITGKLTNPAKL; encoded by the coding sequence ATGACGCTGGCAGAAAAAATCTGGCAGCGTCACCTGGTTCGTGCAGCAGGTGAAGGCCAACCCGATCACCTATTTATCGACCTGCATCTGCTCCACGAAGTGACGTCACCGCAAGCCTTTGATGGTCTGCGCCTCCAGGGGCGCGTGGTGCGTCACCCAGAGCTCACGCTCGCAACAGAAGATCACAATGTGCCCACCGAGGGGATTACCACCGGTGCCGTGTCAGAGATCGCTGATCCTATCTCCCGGCAGCAGGTGGAAGTATTGCGTCGCAATTGTGCCGAATTCGGCATTCCACTGTATCCGATGGGATCCAAACGCCAAGGGATTGTGCATGTGGTCGGTCCGGAACTTGGGCTCACCCAGCCGGGGATGACGATTGTTTGTGGCGATTCGCATACCTCGACCCACGGGGCATTCGGGGCGATTGCGTTTGGTATCGGCACTTCGGTCGTCGAACATGTGCTTGCAACCCAAACCATTGTCATGGAGCGGCCACAAACACTCGCGGTAAACGTCGTCGGCACCCGACAGCCCGGGGTCAGCGCGAAGGACATTATTTTGGCCATTATTGGACGTCTCGGAACGGGTGGCGGACAGGGGTACATTATCGAATACCGGGGGAACGTGATTGCTGATTGCAGCATGGAAGAGCGGATGACTATCTGCAATATGTCCATTGAGGCCGGCGCCCGAGCAGGGCTCATCGCCCCCGATGAGACGACCTTTAAGTATCTGCAAGGCCGCCCGTTTGCGCCGCAGGGTGAGCTGTTTGCACAGGCCGTTGCTGATTGGTCGACGCTGCGCACCGATGAGGGGGCGCGTTTTGATAAGGAAGTGACTGTTGATATCTCAACGCTTTCGCCACAAGTAACGTGGGGGACGAATCCGGCTCAATCCGTAAGTATCGACGAGTGTGTTCCCGATCCGTCTCGTTTTACCAGTGTGGATGACCGGCGCAGTGCCACCCGAGCGTTGGAATATATGGGGCTTACCCCGGGAACACCCATGTCGGCCATTGCGGTCGATACGGTGTTTATTGGTTCCTGCACCAATGGGCGGATTGAAGATCTGCGGATAGCAGCTGAAATTCTGCGCGGTCGTCGCGTCGCTGATGGCGTGCGGGTGCTAGTGGTGCCAGGGTCGACCACAGTTGCCGCCGCCGCAGAAGCAGAAGGTTTGGCAGCGATTTTCAAGCAGGCTGGCGCGCAGTGGCGGCAGGCTGGGTGCTCGATGTGTTTGGCGATGAATCCAGACAAATTATCCCCCGGGCAGCGGGCAGCATCAACGTCGAATCGAAACTTTGAATCGCGTCAAGGACCAAAGGGACGAACCCACTTGGTGAGCCCCGCGGTTGCAGCCGCTACCGCAATTACCGGCAAGCTCACCAATCCAGCCAAGCTGTAG
- the leuD gene encoding 3-isopropylmalate dehydratase small subunit: MEAITTVTGRAVPLPRSNIDTDQILPGAYLKRVTRTGFADVLFEQWRTEPDFVLNDPANHGAPILVAGEDFGIGSSREHAVWALRDFGFRVVISSRFADIFRNNAGNNGLLTAEVTEEVAEQLFALLATQPDCAVSVDLTSLTITAGNATYPFTIDEYTRYRLLNGLDDIGITLEAADAIAAYAAQRPPWMPVTTTGQ, encoded by the coding sequence ATGGAAGCGATAACTACCGTGACCGGCCGCGCCGTACCGCTGCCGCGAAGCAACATTGATACCGATCAGATTCTGCCCGGCGCATATCTTAAGCGGGTGACCCGCACCGGGTTTGCTGATGTGTTATTTGAGCAGTGGCGTACCGAGCCAGACTTTGTGCTCAACGATCCAGCCAACCACGGCGCACCGATTCTGGTCGCGGGGGAGGACTTCGGTATCGGATCGTCCCGGGAGCATGCGGTGTGGGCACTGCGTGACTTCGGTTTTCGGGTGGTGATCTCATCGAGGTTTGCCGATATTTTCCGCAATAACGCTGGCAATAATGGGCTGCTCACCGCAGAAGTCACCGAAGAGGTGGCAGAGCAACTCTTTGCGTTGCTTGCTACGCAACCTGATTGTGCTGTCAGTGTTGATCTCACTAGCCTGACGATCACAGCAGGGAATGCGACATATCCGTTTACGATTGACGAATACACCCGTTATCGCCTGCTCAATGGTCTCGACGACATTGGCATCACGCTTGAAGCTGCTGATGCTATTGCGGCCTATGCGGCACAGCGTCCACCGTGGATGCCGGTGACAACAACCGGCCAGTAA
- a CDS encoding NUDIX hydrolase, with amino-acid sequence MGTQQSGPHHAVAAAAASSLAGRLQMIGPHPAREGNRRVIAAGAVVYRTSDNGTVEYAMIHRPRYDDWSLAKGKLDPGESIPATAAREILEETGYTVRLGKLLGLITYPVGSREKAVYYFTAEVTGGDFVANDEVDTIAWLPLEQAIARATYEVDALVLTKAAKRLALPEQTRLIVVRHAHAFARHNWAGDDNKRPLDKKGVKQAEALVAMLTPFGPTAVYSAAPDRCQDTAAPLAEALGVPVTVDTSYGDEGWTTDPKGSLAKFIALETTDGIPVVVSQGLTIPEYLASASVRGSLPIPDEELVCKKGSAWLLTFSQGRLCGADYLASALPVK; translated from the coding sequence ATGGGAACACAACAGTCAGGTCCACACCATGCAGTAGCCGCTGCAGCGGCGTCGTCACTTGCAGGACGCCTGCAGATGATCGGCCCGCATCCGGCGCGGGAAGGCAATCGGCGAGTGATCGCCGCCGGTGCAGTGGTGTATCGCACCAGCGACAATGGCACCGTCGAATATGCCATGATTCACCGTCCCCGCTACGACGACTGGTCACTGGCGAAAGGCAAACTCGATCCTGGTGAATCAATCCCTGCCACCGCTGCCCGGGAAATTTTGGAAGAAACCGGCTATACGGTGCGGTTAGGAAAACTGTTAGGACTGATTACCTATCCGGTCGGCTCCCGGGAAAAGGCGGTCTACTATTTCACTGCGGAAGTCACCGGCGGCGACTTTGTCGCCAACGATGAAGTCGATACGATCGCCTGGCTGCCGCTCGAACAAGCCATCGCCCGCGCCACCTATGAGGTGGATGCGCTAGTGCTTACTAAAGCAGCGAAACGACTTGCGTTACCTGAACAAACCCGGTTGATTGTGGTGCGGCACGCGCACGCGTTCGCCCGCCATAATTGGGCAGGTGATGATAATAAACGACCGCTCGATAAAAAAGGTGTGAAGCAAGCCGAAGCGCTCGTGGCGATGCTTACCCCCTTTGGACCGACCGCGGTGTATTCGGCAGCCCCCGACCGGTGCCAGGACACAGCCGCCCCGCTTGCGGAAGCCCTCGGCGTGCCTGTCACCGTCGATACAAGCTACGGCGACGAAGGCTGGACAACCGATCCGAAAGGATCGCTCGCGAAGTTTATCGCCCTGGAAACCACCGATGGTATCCCGGTGGTGGTGTCGCAAGGGTTAACCATCCCGGAGTATCTTGCCTCAGCAAGTGTCCGCGGCAGCCTGCCAATTCCTGACGAGGAACTGGTCTGCAAAAAAGGATCCGCCTGGTTGCTGACCTTCTCTCAAGGGCGATTGTGCGGCGCTGACTATCTTGCCTCAGCATTGCCAGTAAAGTAA